In Rhizobium sp. WSM4643, the following are encoded in one genomic region:
- a CDS encoding SRPBCC family protein, which yields MTSSRSTTVSRFIAAPRECIYRAFLDAEAVAIWLPPGSMRGIVHAFEGREGGAFSMSLVYPDDEVSQPGKSSDKIDTFQGRFARLVPDENIVWATVFDSEDEDFSGEMTVSTTLSPADGGTDVTMVCDNIPSGIRLEDNEEGCRSTLDNLAAFVGG from the coding sequence ATGACCTCTTCACGCAGCACGACCGTCTCACGCTTCATCGCGGCACCACGCGAGTGCATCTACCGCGCCTTCCTCGATGCAGAGGCGGTCGCCATCTGGCTTCCGCCCGGTTCGATGAGGGGCATCGTCCATGCCTTCGAGGGCAGGGAAGGCGGCGCCTTCAGCATGTCGCTCGTCTATCCCGATGACGAGGTGTCGCAGCCGGGCAAGAGCTCTGACAAGATCGACACGTTCCAGGGCCGTTTTGCACGGCTCGTGCCTGACGAGAACATCGTCTGGGCGACGGTCTTCGATTCCGAGGATGAAGATTTTTCCGGCGAGATGACGGTCAGCACGACATTGTCGCCCGCCGATGGAGGCACCGATGTGACGATGGTCTGCGACAACATCCCCTCCGGCATTCGCCTGGAAGACAATGAAGAAGGCTGCCGCTCGACACTCGACAACCTCGCCGCCTTCGTCGGCGGTTGA
- a CDS encoding CTP synthase codes for MARYVFITGGVVSSLGKGIAAAALGALLQARGYRVRLRKLDPYLNVDPGTMSPTQHGEVFVTDDGAETDLDLGHYERFTGRSATKTDNITTGRIYKNIIDKERRGDYLGATVQVIPHVTNEIKDFVTEGNGDYDFVICEIGGTVGDIEAMPFMEAIRQLGNDLPRGTAVYVHLTLMPYIPAAGELKTKPTQHSVKELQALGIHPDILLVRADREIPEAERRKLSLFCNVRPSAVIQALDVANIYDVPIAYHKEGLDDEVLAAFGIEPAPKPRLDPWEEVCNRIRTPEGEVTIAIVGKYTGLKDAYKSLIEALHHGGIANRVKVNLEWIESEVFEKEDPAPYLEKVHGILVPGGFGERGSEGKIHAARFARERKVPYFGICFGMQMAVIEAARNLADVSGASSTEFGATKEPVVGLMTEWVKGNELQKRTAAGDLGGTMRLGAYKAALKKGTKISDIYGSTDISERHRHRYEVNIDYKDRLENCGLVFSGMSPDGVLPETIEYPDHPWFIGVQYHPELKSRPLDPHPLFASFIEAATEQSRLV; via the coding sequence ATGGCGCGATACGTATTCATCACTGGCGGCGTGGTTTCCTCTCTCGGAAAAGGAATTGCGGCCGCGGCTCTCGGAGCGTTGCTGCAGGCCCGTGGATATCGGGTCCGGCTTCGCAAGCTCGACCCCTATCTGAACGTGGACCCGGGCACGATGAGCCCGACCCAGCACGGCGAGGTCTTCGTCACCGACGACGGCGCGGAAACCGATCTCGATCTCGGTCATTACGAACGTTTCACGGGGCGTTCGGCGACCAAGACCGACAACATCACCACCGGCCGCATCTACAAGAACATCATCGACAAGGAACGGCGCGGCGATTATCTCGGCGCGACGGTGCAGGTCATCCCGCACGTTACCAACGAGATCAAGGATTTCGTCACCGAGGGTAATGGCGATTACGACTTCGTCATCTGCGAGATCGGCGGCACGGTCGGCGACATCGAGGCGATGCCGTTCATGGAGGCGATCCGCCAACTCGGCAACGACCTGCCGCGCGGCACTGCCGTCTACGTCCACCTGACGCTGATGCCCTACATTCCGGCGGCCGGCGAGCTCAAGACCAAGCCGACGCAGCATTCGGTCAAGGAACTGCAGGCGCTCGGCATTCATCCCGATATCCTGCTGGTGCGCGCCGACCGCGAAATTCCGGAAGCCGAACGCCGCAAGCTCTCGCTATTCTGCAACGTTCGCCCGTCCGCCGTCATCCAGGCGCTCGACGTCGCCAACATCTATGACGTGCCGATCGCCTACCACAAGGAAGGCCTGGACGACGAAGTCCTTGCCGCCTTCGGCATCGAGCCGGCGCCAAAGCCGCGGCTCGACCCTTGGGAAGAGGTCTGCAATCGCATCCGCACGCCGGAGGGCGAGGTGACCATCGCGATCGTCGGCAAATATACCGGCCTCAAGGATGCCTATAAGTCATTGATCGAGGCGCTGCATCACGGCGGCATCGCCAATCGCGTCAAGGTCAACCTCGAATGGATCGAATCCGAGGTCTTCGAAAAGGAAGATCCGGCGCCCTATCTCGAAAAGGTGCACGGCATCCTCGTGCCCGGCGGCTTCGGCGAACGCGGTTCGGAAGGCAAGATCCACGCTGCCCGCTTTGCCCGGGAGCGCAAGGTGCCGTATTTCGGCATCTGCTTCGGCATGCAGATGGCGGTCATCGAGGCGGCGCGCAATCTCGCCGACGTGTCCGGTGCCTCCTCGACCGAATTCGGCGCGACGAAAGAACCGGTGGTCGGCCTGATGACCGAATGGGTCAAGGGCAACGAATTGCAGAAGCGCACGGCAGCCGGGGATCTCGGCGGTACGATGCGCCTCGGCGCCTACAAGGCGGCGCTGAAGAAGGGCACGAAGATCTCGGATATCTACGGTTCCACCGATATTTCCGAGCGTCACCGCCACCGCTACGAGGTGAATATCGACTACAAGGACCGGCTCGAGAACTGCGGCCTCGTCTTCTCCGGCATGTCACCGGACGGCGTGCTGCCGGAGACGATCGAATATCCGGATCATCCGTGGTTCATCGGCGTGCAGTACCATCCGGAACTGAAGAGCCGGCCGCTCGACCCGCATCCGCTGTTTGCCAGCTTCATCGAAGCGGCAACGGAACAGAGCCGCCTCGTCTGA
- the secG gene encoding preprotein translocase subunit SecG produces the protein MQTVLIVIHLMIVLALVGVVLIQRSEGGGLGIGGGSGFMSARGTANALTRTTAILATLFFLTSLGLGILTRYEGRPSDILDRIPATGGQGNGILDSLGGGQAPANQPAGNGVPSSGAATPAPQAPAAQAPATGAPATGTPATQAPAATAPSTTAPATTAPATPAAPAAPAPAQPSGVPTGQ, from the coding sequence ATGCAGACCGTATTGATTGTCATCCATCTCATGATCGTGCTCGCCCTTGTCGGCGTCGTGCTCATCCAGCGCTCGGAAGGCGGCGGCCTCGGCATCGGCGGCGGTTCGGGCTTCATGTCGGCCCGCGGCACGGCCAATGCACTGACGCGCACCACCGCGATTCTCGCGACGCTGTTTTTCCTGACTTCGCTCGGCCTCGGCATACTGACGCGTTACGAGGGCCGTCCGAGCGACATTCTCGATCGCATTCCGGCAACAGGCGGCCAGGGCAACGGTATTCTCGATTCGCTCGGCGGCGGGCAGGCTCCGGCAAACCAGCCGGCCGGCAACGGTGTTCCGAGCAGCGGGGCAGCGACGCCCGCACCGCAGGCTCCCGCAGCTCAAGCTCCAGCAACTGGGGCGCCGGCAACTGGCACTCCGGCAACTCAGGCCCCGGCGGCCACCGCGCCTTCAACAACTGCCCCGGCAACGACCGCCCCGGCAACGCCCGCAGCTCCGGCCGCGCCGGCACCGGCTCAGCCCTCCGGCGTCCCGACGGGACAGTAA
- the tpiA gene encoding triose-phosphate isomerase, whose amino-acid sequence MTPDVRPLVAGNWKMNGMRASLDQIKAIAEGVRPPLADKVEALICPPTTLLYVATALCTDSPLAIGAQDCHQNPSGAHTGDISAEMIADCFGTYVIVGHSERRTDHAETDHLVRAKAEAAFAAGLTAIICIGETADERRTGQALDVIKRQLSASVPDGATAERTVIAYEPIWAIGTGVTPTSGDVEKAHAFMRAELVARFGDDGRKMRLLYGGSVKPANAHELMGIANVDGALIGGASLKAADFLAIYRAYEALLA is encoded by the coding sequence ATGACACCTGATGTGCGCCCGCTTGTGGCGGGAAACTGGAAAATGAATGGCATGCGTGCCTCCCTGGATCAGATCAAAGCGATCGCCGAGGGTGTTCGCCCGCCGCTGGCCGACAAGGTCGAAGCGCTGATCTGCCCGCCGACGACGCTGCTCTATGTGGCGACGGCGCTGTGCACCGACAGCCCGCTGGCGATCGGCGCTCAGGACTGCCATCAGAACCCGTCCGGTGCGCATACCGGCGACATCTCGGCCGAGATGATTGCCGATTGTTTCGGCACCTATGTCATCGTCGGCCATTCCGAGCGGCGCACCGACCATGCCGAAACCGACCATCTGGTCCGCGCCAAGGCGGAGGCCGCCTTCGCTGCCGGGCTGACGGCGATCATCTGCATCGGCGAAACCGCGGATGAACGCCGGACAGGCCAGGCGCTCGACGTCATCAAGCGCCAGCTTTCCGCCTCGGTTCCGGACGGCGCCACCGCTGAGAGGACAGTCATCGCCTACGAGCCGATCTGGGCGATCGGCACCGGTGTGACGCCGACATCAGGTGATGTCGAAAAGGCGCATGCCTTCATGCGCGCAGAACTTGTGGCCCGCTTCGGTGATGACGGCCGCAAGATGCGTCTTCTCTACGGCGGTTCGGTCAAACCGGCCAATGCCCACGAGCTGATGGGCATTGCCAATGTCGACGGGGCGCTGATCGGCGGAGCGAGCTTGAAAGCGGCCGACTTCCTCGCCATCTACCGGGCCTATGAGGCGCTGCTCGCCTGA
- a CDS encoding alpha/beta hydrolase, whose protein sequence is MRMSTSHCTIFTAIAAFFLSAAILSAVGPAQAAEALPPFKDDLFSKQAVLQTGDDGAFEVIDYDEMRDINGRDQIPQKRVQQKYVALAIRKAQADETLSVDGIELDVTRVGPVGNAAFTVIFIHGRDGDRRLGANDYSFGGNFNRLKNLVAGNGGVYYSPTVKGFDSSGVAAIAGLIRYASAQSPGRPIILSCASMGSQVCWGIARDSDSVKRLKGMLIMSGVTDPDFTRSALYKAKLPLWFAHGSRDPVYAAAAQQALFESLHKAKYPARFTLFQTGNHGTPIRMIDWRRVLNWILAG, encoded by the coding sequence ATGCGAATGTCCACAAGTCATTGCACCATCTTCACGGCAATTGCGGCGTTTTTCTTGTCCGCGGCCATTCTGTCCGCTGTTGGCCCGGCGCAGGCAGCCGAAGCTTTGCCGCCTTTCAAGGACGACCTGTTTTCGAAGCAGGCCGTGCTGCAGACGGGCGATGACGGCGCCTTCGAGGTCATCGACTATGACGAGATGCGAGATATCAACGGCCGCGACCAGATCCCGCAAAAGCGGGTGCAGCAGAAATATGTGGCGCTCGCCATCCGCAAGGCCCAAGCGGACGAGACGCTGTCTGTCGACGGCATCGAGCTCGATGTCACCAGGGTGGGACCGGTCGGGAATGCCGCCTTCACGGTGATTTTCATCCATGGGCGCGACGGTGACCGGCGGCTCGGCGCCAACGACTACAGCTTCGGCGGCAATTTCAACCGGCTGAAGAACCTCGTCGCCGGCAATGGCGGCGTTTATTATTCGCCGACGGTCAAGGGCTTCGACAGCAGCGGCGTTGCGGCGATCGCCGGCCTGATCCGCTATGCCAGTGCGCAATCACCCGGTCGGCCGATCATCCTTTCCTGCGCCTCGATGGGCAGCCAGGTCTGCTGGGGCATTGCGCGTGACAGCGACAGCGTCAAGCGGCTGAAGGGCATGCTGATCATGAGCGGCGTGACCGATCCCGATTTCACCAGGAGCGCCCTCTACAAGGCGAAGCTGCCGCTCTGGTTCGCCCATGGCAGCCGCGATCCTGTCTATGCCGCCGCCGCCCAGCAAGCGCTGTTCGAAAGCCTGCACAAGGCAAAATATCCGGCGCGTTTCACGCTGTTTCAGACCGGCAATCACGGGACGCCAATCCGGATGATCGACTGGCGCAGGGTGTTGAACTGGATTCTCGCCGGCTAG
- the parE gene encoding DNA topoisomerase IV subunit B, producing MDDSNDLFSAMPLSEKREEAQKPAAPAERPPAPAAPVAAAPPAAGASARPAPAASNSDDYGASSIRVLEGLEPVRMRPGMYIGGTDEKALHHLFAEVIDNAMDEAVAGHANFIEVYLDLEGYLTVSDNGRGIPVENHPQVPGKSTLEVIMTKLHAGGKFDGKAYETSGGLHGVGVSVVNALSDDLEVEVARNRKLYRQRFSRGLPQGGLEELGDVHNRRGTRVRFHPDPQIFGDHMKFDAARVFRMARSKAYLFGGVEIRWSCEAGVLPEGSEVPDKAVFHFPGGLKDYLQATMGKEFTVTREIFAGKTEKTSGHGSMEWAITWYGGDPQVHSYCNTIPTPEGGTHEAGLRIALTKGLKAYAELTQNKRAAQITTDDVMISAVGMLSVFIREPEFVGQTKDKLATVEAQRIVENALRDPFDHYLADNPNESAKLLDWVIERAEERLRRRKEKEVNRKTAVRKLRLPGKLADCSQNTAEGAELFIVEGDSAGGSAKQARNRANQAILPLRGKILNVASAGREKLGANQQLADLVQALGCGTRSKYRDEDLRYERIIVMTDADVDGAHIASLLITFFYQEMPELVRGGHLFLAVPPLYKITQGSKSAYARDDNHRAELMQTEFKGKAKVEISRFKGLGEMMPAQLKETTMDPSKRTLLKVLIDEVDFEGTRAAVDDLMGTKPEARFRFIQDRAAFAENLDI from the coding sequence ATGGACGACAGCAACGACCTCTTTTCCGCAATGCCCCTCTCTGAAAAACGCGAGGAGGCGCAGAAGCCTGCGGCGCCCGCCGAACGGCCGCCGGCTCCGGCTGCGCCCGTCGCCGCAGCACCCCCTGCTGCCGGAGCCTCAGCACGTCCCGCGCCCGCCGCCTCGAACTCGGATGATTACGGCGCCTCGTCGATCCGCGTCCTCGAAGGCCTCGAGCCGGTGCGCATGCGCCCTGGCATGTATATCGGCGGCACCGATGAAAAGGCGCTGCATCACCTGTTTGCCGAAGTCATCGACAATGCGATGGACGAGGCGGTCGCCGGGCACGCCAATTTCATCGAGGTCTATCTTGACCTCGAGGGTTATCTCACCGTCTCCGACAACGGCCGCGGCATCCCGGTCGAGAACCATCCGCAGGTGCCCGGCAAATCGACGCTCGAAGTCATCATGACCAAGCTGCATGCCGGCGGTAAATTCGACGGCAAGGCTTATGAGACTTCAGGCGGCCTGCACGGCGTCGGCGTCTCAGTCGTCAACGCGCTCTCCGACGACCTCGAGGTCGAGGTGGCGCGAAACCGCAAGCTCTACCGCCAGCGCTTCTCCCGCGGCCTGCCGCAGGGCGGTCTCGAAGAGTTGGGCGACGTCCACAATCGCCGTGGCACCCGCGTGCGCTTCCATCCCGACCCCCAGATCTTTGGGGATCACATGAAGTTCGATGCCGCCCGCGTCTTTCGCATGGCGCGCTCGAAAGCCTATCTGTTCGGCGGCGTCGAAATCCGGTGGAGCTGCGAGGCAGGCGTCCTGCCCGAAGGTTCCGAGGTGCCTGACAAGGCCGTCTTCCACTTCCCCGGCGGCCTGAAGGACTATCTCCAGGCGACGATGGGCAAGGAGTTCACCGTTACCCGCGAGATCTTTGCCGGCAAGACCGAGAAGACCAGCGGCCACGGCTCGATGGAATGGGCGATCACCTGGTATGGCGGCGATCCGCAGGTACATTCCTATTGCAACACCATCCCGACGCCCGAAGGCGGCACGCATGAGGCCGGCCTGCGCATCGCGCTGACCAAGGGCCTGAAAGCCTATGCCGAGCTGACGCAGAACAAGCGCGCCGCGCAGATCACCACCGACGACGTGATGATCTCGGCCGTCGGCATGCTGTCGGTCTTCATCCGCGAGCCGGAATTCGTCGGCCAGACCAAAGACAAGCTTGCGACCGTCGAGGCCCAGCGTATCGTCGAGAACGCGCTGCGCGATCCCTTCGACCATTACCTTGCCGATAACCCGAACGAGTCGGCCAAGCTGCTCGACTGGGTGATCGAACGCGCCGAGGAGCGCCTGCGCCGCCGCAAGGAAAAGGAAGTCAACCGCAAGACGGCGGTGCGCAAATTGCGCCTGCCCGGCAAGCTCGCCGACTGCTCGCAGAACACCGCCGAGGGTGCCGAACTCTTCATCGTCGAGGGCGATTCGGCAGGCGGTTCGGCCAAGCAGGCGCGTAACCGCGCCAACCAGGCCATTCTGCCGCTGCGCGGCAAGATCCTCAATGTTGCCAGCGCTGGCCGCGAAAAACTCGGCGCCAACCAGCAGCTCGCCGATCTCGTCCAGGCGCTCGGCTGCGGCACGCGCTCGAAATACCGCGACGAAGACCTGCGCTACGAGCGCATCATCGTCATGACCGATGCCGACGTCGACGGCGCCCACATCGCCTCGCTGCTTATCACCTTCTTCTATCAGGAGATGCCGGAACTGGTGCGCGGCGGCCACCTCTTCCTCGCCGTGCCGCCGCTCTACAAGATCACCCAAGGTTCGAAATCCGCCTATGCCCGCGACGACAATCATCGCGCCGAACTGATGCAGACGGAGTTCAAGGGCAAGGCCAAGGTCGAGATCAGCCGTTTCAAAGGCCTCGGCGAGATGATGCCCGCCCAGCTCAAGGAAACCACCATGGATCCGTCCAAGCGCACCCTGCTCAAGGTGCTGATCGACGAGGTGGATTTCGAAGGCACGCGCGCCGCCGTCGACGATCTGATGGGCACCAAGCCCGAAGCCCGCTTCCGCTTCATCCAGGACCGCGCGGCTTTCGCCGAAAATCTCGATATCTAG
- a CDS encoding esterase-like activity of phytase family protein produces the protein MTKRFLATAAFVLLSSTVTVSATDIGATFETACPFGDCAAGISLSYLGEFVIPTGHMENGVEFGGISGLDFDAATGHYLAISDDRSERGPARFYELDVDLEASGLKGVSVVKQVTLKDKNGEPFAARAVDPESIRLGKDGIYWGSEGDGKALLPPFVRVTSPDGSFVREFKLPEGFAPTADKSTGIRDNLAFEDLAVAPSGDVFVGVEAALYQDGPNPSLTSGSLSRIIRYDGATGEPKAEYVYPVSPIPQAATKADGGNDNGMSEMLALDDHHLLAVERSYAQGFGNSIKIMMMDLTDATDVSAIASLAKNDQRVVPVRKSQVLDLRAIGLVPDNIEAMSLGKAKDGTDVLILGSDNNFSTSQKTQFYAFKILSRPQ, from the coding sequence ATGACCAAGCGTTTTCTCGCGACTGCTGCTTTCGTTCTCCTGTCCAGCACCGTCACTGTCAGCGCCACCGATATCGGCGCCACCTTCGAGACCGCCTGCCCCTTTGGCGATTGTGCCGCCGGCATTTCGCTCTCCTATCTCGGTGAATTCGTTATCCCCACCGGCCACATGGAAAACGGCGTCGAATTCGGCGGCATTTCCGGCCTAGATTTCGATGCCGCCACCGGCCACTATCTCGCCATCAGCGACGACCGCTCGGAAAGAGGCCCGGCCCGCTTCTACGAACTCGACGTCGATCTCGAGGCGTCTGGCCTCAAGGGCGTTTCGGTCGTCAAGCAGGTGACGCTGAAGGACAAGAATGGCGAGCCCTTCGCTGCCCGGGCCGTCGATCCGGAATCGATCCGCCTCGGCAAGGACGGCATCTATTGGGGCAGCGAAGGCGACGGCAAGGCGCTGCTTCCGCCCTTCGTCCGCGTCACTTCGCCGGACGGTTCCTTTGTCCGTGAGTTCAAGCTGCCGGAAGGCTTTGCCCCGACCGCAGACAAATCGACCGGCATCCGCGACAACCTCGCCTTCGAAGATCTCGCCGTCGCGCCCTCAGGCGATGTTTTCGTCGGTGTCGAAGCGGCCCTTTACCAGGATGGCCCGAACCCTTCGCTGACATCAGGCAGCCTGTCGCGCATCATCCGTTACGACGGCGCCACCGGCGAGCCGAAGGCCGAGTACGTCTATCCGGTCTCACCAATCCCGCAGGCCGCTACCAAGGCCGACGGCGGCAATGACAACGGCATGTCGGAGATGCTCGCCCTGGACGATCACCACCTGCTCGCCGTCGAGCGCAGTTATGCCCAGGGCTTCGGCAACAGCATCAAGATCATGATGATGGATCTGACTGATGCCACCGATGTATCCGCCATCGCGTCCCTCGCGAAGAACGACCAGCGCGTCGTTCCCGTCCGCAAGAGCCAGGTCCTCGATTTGAGGGCGATCGGCCTCGTTCCCGACAATATCGAGGCCATGTCGCTCGGCAAGGCCAAGGACGGCACCGATGTTCTCATTCTCGGCTCCGATAATAATTTTTCGACCAGCCAGAAGACGCAATTCTACGCCTTCAAGATTCTCAGCCGCCCGCAGTAG
- a CDS encoding AI-2E family transporter: MGVFDRQKSNHEPRWLGSSAQTRTPLIPSISAARWLLVLVVAAGVYFFYGFLVPVLAALVIGFASWPLYRKLLARVGGNTTIAATIAIIMIITFLVIPIGLAVTYTTGEVRTWVTWAIHANRAGAPTPDWIVALPWAGAYLDEVWTKYIGSPGALGEVIQAVSGANIGNIYRAVLAAGGGAFHLLLTLLFMLIALFFVYRDGFSFSKQIDMLGERILPNRWERISRVVPATISSTVMGMTLIAIGEGIVLGLAYWIAGVPSPVTLGVLTGVMALIPGGAPLSFSLVSIYLLASGSHVAGIGLFVWGTVELFIVDKTLRPKLVGGPIKLPFLPTFFGLVGGVKTMGFLGIFIGPVLMALIVAIWREWIHEARNADKSESGPQIIIDDRAPPPVPGSPKAMPRVAEG, translated from the coding sequence GTGGGTGTGTTTGACCGTCAGAAAAGCAATCATGAACCGCGATGGCTCGGATCGTCGGCGCAGACGCGCACGCCGCTGATTCCCTCCATTTCGGCGGCGCGCTGGCTGCTCGTCCTGGTCGTCGCTGCCGGCGTCTATTTCTTCTACGGCTTCCTCGTGCCGGTGCTCGCAGCCCTCGTCATCGGCTTCGCCAGCTGGCCACTCTACCGCAAGCTTCTTGCCCGCGTCGGCGGTAATACGACGATCGCCGCGACCATCGCCATCATCATGATCATCACTTTCCTGGTCATCCCGATCGGGCTTGCTGTGACCTATACGACGGGCGAAGTACGCACCTGGGTCACCTGGGCAATCCACGCCAACCGCGCCGGCGCCCCGACGCCCGACTGGATCGTCGCATTGCCTTGGGCCGGCGCCTATCTCGATGAAGTTTGGACAAAATATATCGGCAGTCCCGGCGCCCTCGGCGAAGTCATTCAGGCGGTCAGCGGCGCCAATATCGGCAACATCTACCGCGCCGTGCTGGCGGCGGGCGGCGGCGCCTTCCACCTGCTGCTGACGCTGCTCTTCATGCTGATCGCGTTGTTCTTCGTCTATCGCGACGGTTTCTCCTTCTCCAAGCAGATCGATATGCTCGGCGAGCGCATCCTGCCGAACCGCTGGGAGCGCATTTCCCGCGTGGTGCCGGCGACGATCAGTTCCACCGTCATGGGCATGACGCTGATCGCGATCGGCGAAGGCATCGTGCTCGGACTTGCCTACTGGATTGCCGGCGTGCCCTCGCCGGTGACGCTCGGTGTGCTGACCGGCGTGATGGCGCTGATACCGGGCGGTGCGCCACTCTCCTTCTCGCTGGTCTCCATTTATCTGTTGGCGAGCGGCTCGCATGTCGCCGGCATCGGTCTCTTCGTCTGGGGCACGGTCGAGCTCTTCATTGTCGACAAGACCCTGCGGCCGAAACTCGTCGGCGGTCCGATCAAGCTGCCCTTCCTGCCGACCTTCTTCGGCCTCGTCGGCGGCGTCAAGACGATGGGTTTTCTCGGCATCTTCATCGGTCCGGTGCTGATGGCGCTGATCGTCGCCATCTGGCGCGAATGGATCCACGAAGCCCGCAATGCCGACAAGAGC